Within Nitrospira sp. MA-1, the genomic segment TGCCTGTGGGTCAATAGGTCCTGGGAAAATAGTATTATTCAACACTCCTGGAAAATGAAATCGCCTCGTGGAGATCCGGGGTGGTGAGGGATTGGTCGGCGTAAGAGATTTTTGAGGATTATTCAGAGAGGGTCTAGTTGGTATCGACATTGTTCAATTGAGGAGGGCATTGACGTGAATGTGGTGAATATCCAAGACTACAGCCAGTTTTCGAATGAAAAGATGAAGAAACAGAATGTGTTTCAATCACCGAGATTTTTTTGTGATGTGTATGGTTTCGAGCCCGGCCAGGAACAAAAAGGCCATGTGCATGCCGACCAGGATAAAGTCTATTTGGTTTTGGAAGGGCAAGGCACGTTTCGGGTCGGGAGTGAAAGCCGGATACTGGGAGAAGGGCAGGGGACGATGGCTCCGGCCGGGGAAGAGCATGGCGTGGTGAACCATACGACCACCCGGCTCCGGGTGCTGGTCTTTATGGCTCCCAATCCAGGGTAAGGTTTGGGAATGAGTTGACCAATATTGGCGGTGTGACGAAAGAGAAAGGTGCCGGGGTTGCGTGGATGGTCATAGTCGATTCCTCATGCAAGGATGTAATGGTGAGATCTCATGAACGAAGAACGGTAGCAGATTCCTATATCCTAGTTATTTCAAGTCTGTGTGTTGATCGATGCCCAGGGTGCGCTGTAGGCTATGAACGTGTCAATGTTCTAAGAATATCCATCGCATGTTCAATTGATTTGGGAGGAGACGATTATGACTTGGAGTGATGCAACAACCCAGGCGACCTTCATCATGTGTGTTATTTTCTTGTTGGGAACGATGATGGTGGGGTGTTCTTCCGCACCCGAACCTCAATCGGACCCGTCCAAAAAAGACATTCAACAGGATTCAGATCGGTTCTTTAAAAAGATGAGCCAGGAAGAAAACCAACAAACTCCATCACGTTAAGAGAGAATTTCCAGAAGGCTCGGTTCGTTTTTTATCGTGCCCATCTGTTGCTCTGCTGCTCATGCAAAAGAAGCAGATATGCTACTCAAAGTGTGAAGTTGTGATGAAGGAGTGAAGAGGATGGCTATTCAGTTGAGTTGGTTTCCCGTATCAGTTTGGTTTTTGGGGGTATTTGATCAAGGATAGCCGATCGGACCTGGAATAAACCTGGCAAGCTTGCTCCTTTGGCGAAGACCAGTCCCCGTTCCCTCTTTCCCAAAATTAATTGTCCGATTTCCTTCCCATTGCGGTTCATGCCGGAAATGGTAGCGTTGGGTGAGGCCATCCCATTGTCTTTTGAGGCGGGAGAGGAATCGGGGTGGAATATTTCCGCTGGAGTATCCACGATCCGACTGACAAAAAGTTTTACCACTTCCTGATTTAACTCTGCTGAAGGATTGTCCTCTAAGATCCACTCATCGTGTTGATTGATGAGGACATAATGATCTTGTGGGGTGTGGACGGTCAGCATAGCAATGTCGGCGACTTCCATGCCAAAGAGACGTTTGTCTTGAAAATGAAACATGCCTTGAGTGATGGGTTTCAGTATCCCCGTGGGAATTTCATAGAGTGGGCCGGAGGCGGACGTAATGGCATAGGCCTTTTCCGGATCAGCAAATTGATAGAGTTCCAGATGGTGCGTGCGTGCGCCTTCTACGACTTGGATGGTGGCTTGAATGCGTGCCGGTTGCTCCAGAATCCGTTTCTTCTCTTCTTCGGTATCAATGAACCCTGTGGCGGCCAAACCTCCCAAATCCATGAGGAGGGTGCCCACGGCCGTTTTATCTGCAGGTCCTTTCACAGGACTTTGAAACATCCAATTCGGCGTCAAGCTATGGGCTCCTGCCATCCGTGTCATGACCATGGTGGAAGATCCGAGTTGAATATGAAGCTCCAGGACTCGATCCCGCTCGAAAAATAATAGGTCCTTGAGCCGAAAGTTTGTGAGAGACTTTTGAGCAAAGGTCATCACATCCAAAGTGGTGAGCACGACCTGATTGTCAGGTTTCGTTTGGACGTAAAGGGACGGAGCAAAGGGGCCGGCATCCCCTAGAGCTATTTCCTGCGTCTCAGTCGGAGTGGTGAGGGTAAGGGTGAGATAAGGGGGAGCTAATCCGTATGCTGACAAATTGCTTGGACCATCCTCGATATACCGTTTAATTTTTCCTATCGTGAGGGCTCGGAGGATCCTGCGGATTTCACGCGCATCCGCAGGGGATCGCATAGGTTCGGTCATCATCCACCGCCATTGGTCGTCACGTTCGAGGCGGATGGTGTCCGTGGGAGTGGCCCAGGTGATCTGCGTGATAGCCCGGTCATCAAAGGGCAAGATCTGTCGTTCCTGGGTTTCCTGTTTTTCCAGTTTGCGGGATTGAGGGATATCAATGAGGAGGATATAGCCTCCCAAGCCAAGAACGACCAGAGCCAGGATGAGCGTCACTCGAACGGGATTTATCATGTCAAAGACTTCGCCGCCTTTTCCAAACGGATAAACCGATAAATAAAGTAAGGAGTGGAAGGAACAGGACCTGAAAAAACACGAGCGCCTGTTCCTGCGAGGGATTCGGTATGAATGGATGAAAGGCCGGATCTTTTGGTGTCAAAGAAACTAAGGCGTCCTCTTGGGCAAGCCATGCGATGGCCTTGAGGAAAAAGTCCGTGTTTCCCGGATAGGTCAGATACCCATTGGTTGCAAACGCCGCATTGCCCACGATGAGAATGGCAGATTGAGCTGTTGGGGACTGGTCGACCGGTTTAGGGATTAAGAGGCCCGCGACGGTAAAGGGGCCTTTGGGGTCCTGCCCTGCGGTGAATTCAGGTTGAGGACTGTTCAGGTCCGTTTCTTCCCAGCTTTCCGGAGACGTTTGTGCTAAGGCGACATACTCCCAGGTCTTTCCCTGTGCCGTGTCGAAGGTCACTGAGCGGGACACAGGAAATAGGATTGGAGTGGTGAAGTCTTCGGTGATGTCATGGGTCGTAAAGGTGCGAACGAGCAACGCGGTGGGACTGCCACGTCCCAAGCGGTCCTGTTCATCGGCTAGGATGCCGGCCCCCAATTGAATGCCCCAAGGTGTGATCAGGGGATCTAACGAATCGCCACTGGCTGGATCAACCATCACCAGTACCCGTCCTCCTTTTTCCAGAAATTGACGTATCCGGTGTTGGTGCTCGACGGATACGGCTTCTGTGGAGGAGGCCACAATGAGCACTGCTGCTTCGTGAGAAGCCGTGTCTTGCCAATCCACTGTCCCGACCTCATAGCCTTGCTTGGTCAGGGCGTCGCCGGCACGAGATAATCCTGACGATTCGGTATCGGTTAGACTCTTTTCGCCATGGCCCGTAACAAAGGCAATGCGCTTTTTCTTGTCCTGTGTGACGCGGAGCAGCGCATTGGTCATGTCGGCTTCAGAAGACCGTTGGAGATAGACCTTTTGGGGACCACTTTCCACGACGACGGTATCGATTCGAGTCACTTGATACTCTTTGGCTTTGTCTGGTTGGCGTTCAGGATCGATGAAGGTCAGGGTGATGAGAGGACTCTCCTTCGCATAGGTCGTCAAGAGATCCTGGTAGCCCCCATAACCCGGGCTCCCTTCATGGGTGAAGGCGGTCATTTTTACTTCTCTTGGCAGAGTCCGAAGGACTTGATAGGTCTGTCGGCTTAGGGTGAAATTTTGCGTCTCCGAGAAATCCCATTCCGGGGCATGCTTGGCTGCGAGAAAATTGAGTAAGGCAACGACGACGCCTGCAAGCAGGACCGAAAACAGGCTGTGTGCTCCGAGTCGGGTAGACCGGGTTCGCGCTAACGCGGTGAGGCTGCGAAAATGGAAGGCGAAATAGCCCAGGAGGCACAGTGTCCCCAGGCCGAGCAGGATTGAGGAGAGGCTCCCTCCAGCAGGCTGGAACAAGGGGAGACCAAGTCCTATCAGGACTAATATGGTTCCGGCTATTCCGAGAATGGAAGCCACACGGGTTACTTCCATCGGTAGGCGTCGACGGCTTGGTGAGCGGCAAACCACATAAAGGCTATACCGGAGACGTAATAGAGAATATCTTTGAGATTAAAGAGACCACGAATCAATCGTTCATAATGTTCGCTAAACGAGAGATAGGACAGAATGTGTCCGACCGTGGTGTCCCCAACAATGCCTCCCAACGCCCCGAGCATCCAGAGACCTAAGATGCAGCCAAAGCTTAAAAAAGCCGCAATAATTTGATTCTCGGTCAGAGCCGAGGCAAACAGACCGATGGAAATGAGAAGGGCTCCCTGGAGGAACAGGGCGACATACCCAAGATAAATCGGTCGCCAATCAAAGGTTGCATAGGCGGACAGTGTTATGGGGATGAGGCTTGTCAGTGATAACAGGCCGCTATAGACGATTATCACGCTCATGAACTTTCCGGAAACGATTTCATTCACCCCAATGGGAGACGTGAGAAGGAGCTCGAAGGTTCGGAGTTTGCGTTCTTCGGCGAACAAACGCATGGTGAGTAATGGCAGAATAATCATGAGGATGAGGTTGATACTTCGAAAGAGTGGCCTGAACAACATATCATTGAGATTGAGTTGTGCGTAGGTGTTTTGAATTTGCATCAGGCGGATGGCCTGGTTACTCGCATTGGCTGCTGCGGAATAGGCCAACAGGCCCACGATGGCTAAAAATATAGCTGCGATGACATAGACCACTGGAGACACAAATGCACTTCGTAATTCTTTGGCAACAATCGTGTGAACGGGGGTCATAATTAAAGTAATCCGGCTATCTGCGGTTAGTGTGGACCACCAGGCGAGAGGTTGGGAGCGCTGGGAGTGTTGGTTTGTGTGAGCACCTTAAACGCATCCTCAAGGGTAAGGGGTTGGGTTTTTAATTCCAGGAGGCCCACATTGCGTGAGACGATAAATTGGGTCAATTCCTCTCGGATATCACGGCCCATCAGCGTGTCCAGAAGATAGGTGTGAGATGTTGCCCCTTGAGAGACTCGGATGACTCCGGGAATATGGTGAAGCGCCTCCAACAGGTCCGGGTCAGATTGCTTTACGGTCAGGCTGAGCGTTTCCGATTCACGGAGTTTGGCCCCTAGCTGTTCCGGCGTGTCCACGGCGACGATTCGGCCATGGTGAATGATAATAACTCGTTGGCAAATAGCAGTTGCCTCAGCCAGCAGATGTGTACTTAAAATAATAGTATGGGATCCCGCCAGGCTTTTAATGAGTTCCCTAATCTCAATGATTTGATTCGGGTCTAACCCTGTCGTTGGTTCGTCCAAAATCAACACGGGAGGATTGTGCAAAAGGGCTTGTGCCAAGCCGACGCGTTGTCGATATCCACGGGATAGATGTCCGATGACTCGTCCCCGAACATCGGCTAGGCCCGTTTGGGTGATGATGGTATCCATCCGTTCTGTCAATTGGTCATCAGAAAGTCGTTTAATTCTTCCCACAAAGGTTAAATATTCAC encodes:
- a CDS encoding cupin domain-containing protein, with protein sequence MNVVNIQDYSQFSNEKMKKQNVFQSPRFFCDVYGFEPGQEQKGHVHADQDKVYLVLEGQGTFRVGSESRILGEGQGTMAPAGEEHGVVNHTTTRLRVLVFMAPNPG
- a CDS encoding DUF4340 domain-containing protein, producing the protein MINPVRVTLILALVVLGLGGYILLIDIPQSRKLEKQETQERQILPFDDRAITQITWATPTDTIRLERDDQWRWMMTEPMRSPADAREIRRILRALTIGKIKRYIEDGPSNLSAYGLAPPYLTLTLTTPTETQEIALGDAGPFAPSLYVQTKPDNQVVLTTLDVMTFAQKSLTNFRLKDLLFFERDRVLELHIQLGSSTMVMTRMAGAHSLTPNWMFQSPVKGPADKTAVGTLLMDLGGLAATGFIDTEEEKKRILEQPARIQATIQVVEGARTHHLELYQFADPEKAYAITSASGPLYEIPTGILKPITQGMFHFQDKRLFGMEVADIAMLTVHTPQDHYVLINQHDEWILEDNPSAELNQEVVKLFVSRIVDTPAEIFHPDSSPASKDNGMASPNATISGMNRNGKEIGQLILGKRERGLVFAKGASLPGLFQVRSAILDQIPPKTKLIRETNSTE
- a CDS encoding Gldg family protein, which translates into the protein MASILGIAGTILVLIGLGLPLFQPAGGSLSSILLGLGTLCLLGYFAFHFRSLTALARTRSTRLGAHSLFSVLLAGVVVALLNFLAAKHAPEWDFSETQNFTLSRQTYQVLRTLPREVKMTAFTHEGSPGYGGYQDLLTTYAKESPLITLTFIDPERQPDKAKEYQVTRIDTVVVESGPQKVYLQRSSEADMTNALLRVTQDKKKRIAFVTGHGEKSLTDTESSGLSRAGDALTKQGYEVGTVDWQDTASHEAAVLIVASSTEAVSVEHQHRIRQFLEKGGRVLVMVDPASGDSLDPLITPWGIQLGAGILADEQDRLGRGSPTALLVRTFTTHDITEDFTTPILFPVSRSVTFDTAQGKTWEYVALAQTSPESWEETDLNSPQPEFTAGQDPKGPFTVAGLLIPKPVDQSPTAQSAILIVGNAAFATNGYLTYPGNTDFFLKAIAWLAQEDALVSLTPKDPAFHPFIPNPSQEQALVFFQVLFLPLLTLFIGLSVWKRRRSL
- a CDS encoding ABC transporter permease, with amino-acid sequence MTPVHTIVAKELRSAFVSPVVYVIAAIFLAIVGLLAYSAAANASNQAIRLMQIQNTYAQLNLNDMLFRPLFRSINLILMIILPLLTMRLFAEERKLRTFELLLTSPIGVNEIVSGKFMSVIIVYSGLLSLTSLIPITLSAYATFDWRPIYLGYVALFLQGALLISIGLFASALTENQIIAAFLSFGCILGLWMLGALGGIVGDTTVGHILSYLSFSEHYERLIRGLFNLKDILYYVSGIAFMWFAAHQAVDAYRWK
- a CDS encoding ABC transporter ATP-binding protein; translated protein: MIDVQHVTKRYGNATALDDISFSINKGEIVAFLGPNGAGKTTTMRILTGFMPPTLGTVRIAGFDCLETPWEVKKHIGYLPETPPLYLELTVSEYLTFVGRIKRLSDDQLTERMDTIITQTGLADVRGRVIGHLSRGYRQRVGLAQALLHNPPVLILDEPTTGLDPNQIIEIRELIKSLAGSHTIILSTHLLAEATAICQRVIIIHHGRIVAVDTPEQLGAKLRESETLSLTVKQSDPDLLEALHHIPGVIRVSQGATSHTYLLDTLMGRDIREELTQFIVSRNVGLLELKTQPLTLEDAFKVLTQTNTPSAPNLSPGGPH